TGCCCAACTCGCCGTCCCGCGCCAGATCCACCTTGCTGACGGTGTAGGCGAGGGCGCCAAGGCAGGCGGTGAGGGCTGCGGCCAGGTGCTTCTTGTGGGATCGGGGCATGGGCTCATCCTGCGGCGAGCAGCGGCCGGGACGCCGCCTCCGCAGGTACAGACTTCCTCCCCCGTCTGGGGGAGGAAGTCTGGCTCCGACCCACCTGGCCCACCGCCCCACGCTCCCAGGTGCGCCATCACTCATCGACATCCCCGAGCATCTCGAGTCAGCCCCGATGCCGGGAATCGTCCACAGCCGCTCGTCGCTCTCACCTACGTAGCCAGGGCCCGAGGCGCGGGGTGAGCGCAGCAGTGCGGGCCGCCGCCCGGGAAGGTCGCGGCCCGCACAGGCCGGCCGGTGCAAAATCCCTGGCGAACGCGGCGGAGGCGGTGGCGAGGACGGCCCCCGGCCGCCGTCCCAGATCTGCCGCAGATCTACGCGGCGTGCACCCTGCAGGCGGCAGGGCTGTCAGCGGTAGGGGCGGAGTGCTTCGCGGAGACCAGTAACCAGGAGGTCGGGTTGTTCCGTGGCGAGGAAGTGGCCGCCGCGGGCGAGTTCGGACCAGCGGACGATGTTCGCGTTCGCATTTCCCGGCGGGGGCCCGGCCGCTCCGCGCCTTGGAGGGGGTCGGGACGCGCGAGGAGGTGCAGGCGAGCAGCTGGAAACCCGCGCCCAGGTCATCTTCATCCTCACCGAGGACATCCCCGACGGCCCGGTCAGCGTCGTCTGTTGATCTTCACATTGAGCTCTGAGCAGGCCACCCGAATGGACGCACCTGAGGCCTGGTGGCCCCGGGAGGGCGGCTAGCGTCGACTGTCGGGTATCTCGTATGGCCGAAGGAGGGCCCGTTACTCCCCTACCCCGGCGTCCCGCGGCCCGTGTGGCCGCAGCCTTCGGGATCCTCGCCGCGCAGTCCCTGGCCCTGGGTGCCCTGGCTGCGGGCCCTGCTCACGCTTCCGTGCAGTACTACGAGATCCGCAGTCCGGACGGCAAATGCCTGGCCGTCCCAGGATCCTCCCAGACTCCGGGGCCGATGTAGTCCTGTGGGACTGTCTGGGAATCACGGACCAGCGGTGGCGGGTCACAAACGGCTTCGACAACCCTGTCGGGCAGCTGGAGGACCGGCCGGCCGGCCAACAAACCGATCACGTCCTCTTCCGCAAGCTCCGGGCACAGCACAGCGATAAGTGCCTTGCCCTGGCCGGAGACTGCTTCGACCTGGGTGTCGACATCGTGCAGGCGGACTGCTCGGACCAGAACCTGAACACAGAGTGGGGGCTGGAGGGACACGGGGACCGCTTCGAGATCGGCGACCAGCACTGCGTCGGTGTGACGGGCGGGAAACACCGCAACAACGGCACCCCCGTCGCCTACCAGGCCCGCACCGAGGAATGCCCGAAGTGGCAGTTTAAGCCCTGGCAATGAGCTGGATTGCGCTGGAGTTCCCCTCCCGGTGATGCGTGGTGAGGGCTCCGCCTGCGTCAGCGGTACGGGCTCCAACGGCCGAACCGGGCCATCAGCTCGTGGGCCGCGTCCTCGTCGGGCCGGCAGGCGGTGGGTGGCGGCGCCAACTGCGCCAAAGTCGCAGCATCACGGCCCGGACGGCTCAATGGTGCCCCGTGTGCGGGCGCACGGGGCGTGGCAGTGGCTGACGCCAGTCGCCCAGGCTCGTGAGGAGAAACTGGCGGGCCAAGGAACGTACGTCGTCCCACGCCGGATCTGTGGCCAGGGCGTTGTCCCAGAGGCCGACGCGACGGGTGGCATCGATCTCGCCGAGGCGACGGCCCATGGCCCGGAGGTCGCGCAGTTCGTCGGGCTCGAAGATTCCGCGCTCCGCGAGTCCTTCGGAGACGCGGCAGAGGAGCTCCACTTCTTCAACGACGTCCTTCGTATCCGGCTCACGCTCGCCCAGCCAGGCAAGTTGATCCTGGGGGTCGGCTGCCAGGAGAGCCATGAAGCGTAGCGTCCAGGTGTGCAGGTGCGCGTCGCCGAGATGGTTCATACACGCAGGATCGCACCTGGCGCCGGGCCCGAGGGCCGCTGTCCGCCAAGGCGAGAGGGTGCACACAGGAGTCGTGCAGGTCGCACCGTGGCGGTCCGTCATCTTGGTCGGACGAGTCTCTGAGGAAGACGGGCGTTGAGTGTCGTCTGAAAACCCCTTGTTCCCTTGTCCGCCTGCTTGGTGGGATGCAGGGGCTTCGGCAGCGGGAGGGGACAGCTTGGCGGTGTTCGGGTGTGCGGGCTGCGGTGGGGTTCTGACGGCGGCGGTGTCGGAGGTGGCGTTGCCGATCCACCTCGCCGACACCCACTGGGAGGAGCTGCACCCGCCGCTGCTGGAGGCCGGGTCGTACGCCGTCGACCCCGCACCGTACGGGCCACCGTGGCGGCAGTGGGACGAGGTCGGGGCGGGCGAGACCGCGGCGCGGGGGCGCTTCGCGCCGTTCGGCGGGATGGCCGACGGGCCGGCGGACGCCGTTCTCCTCGCGCCCGGCGACATGCGCAACACCAGGCTGATCCTCGAACGGGCCGATGGCTACTGCATGGGGATCGACGGGAGGGACGGGCCGAACCTTGCCTGCCTGGGCTGCGATCTGCCGGTGGGAACGAGGATGGACGACTGCGGGTGCTGGCAGGTCGTCCGGCTCGTCCCGCAGGCAGTGGTGCGGCTGCCCGGCCCGCCGGAGCGGCCGGTCATGGGTTGGGCGGATCTGCTGGCCACCGGTGCGCTGTGGCACCGGCTGAGCGAGTACCAGGACATCCCTGCGGGCGTGGCCCTGGCCCAGGTGGTGGTTGCCGCCGGGGGCGCGCCGGTCGAGGTGGCGCCCGGGCCGGTCACGGAACTCCTCGGCTGGGCACTTGGCGCGCTGTTGCCCGCCGGGGAAGGTGCGAAGCGGTTGGCCCTGGCTGGGCCGGGGTTCGGCGAGCCGGCCGCCGACCTGGTGCTGGTGCCGGTCCATCCGCAGACCGGAGACATGTGGCGGCCGCGCGCCGGGTCGGTGCCGGTGCCGGTACCTGTAGATGCCGCGCTCTGGGCCGAGCTCGCCTTCCCGCCGCACCGGACCCGGCGGCCGGTGGTCGGCGGGCTGCCGGCAGGCGTGGAGCGGGACGACCCACTGCCGCCGTATCGGTGGTACCCGTTCCGGCCGTCCAGGGAGGCGTTCCGGTACACGCTCGCGCGGATGCCCGCCGTCAGGGAACCGTGGCTACGGGCCATCTACGACCGGGGCTTCTGACCCGTCAGGGGCGGCGCAGACCGAGACGCTTGACTCGACCACCGGCCTCCACAGCGCGGTCGGCGCCCTCGGCCCGCCCCTGAACGGGTCGGCAGGCGAAACGGCCGTCGGTGGTGCCGCGGGCTGGTGAGCCGACCCGGCGGCCGCTAGGGGCGGGGCCCGCCGGTCAGTCGGTGCCTTCGATGATGCGGAAGTCGCGCTCGACGCCGTCGGGGAGGGCCACCAGCGCCTTCTGGTATGCCTCGCTCTCGTATGCCGCGACGGCCTGTTCAAAGCTGTCGAACTCGACCAGGACGACGCGTTGCGTGATTCCGGCCTCGTGGGCGACGACTCGACCGCCACCGGCCAGGAGGCGCCCGCCCGCGGCCTGGACGGCCGGACCGGCCAGCTCGTTGTAGGCGGTCAGCCTCTCAGGGTCGGCAATGGCGGGGTAGACACTGACCCAGTAGCCCTTGGCCATGGAAACCTCCTGTGTTCGGCCGGACACGTCCGACTTCGAATTGACATGCAGATCGACCGGTCCCGGTGACGGGTACTGCGATCAGTCGAATCGTCGTATGCGCAGGTTAGGGCTTGATCTGCGGTCGGGGGAAAGACCGGTACGGAATAGGCTCAGAGCGGCTCGTTATCAATCGGTGGGGAGGGCACGTGGCGCCGGATACGGTGAGCCTGCGGTACTTCCTGGTGCTGGCGCAGGAGTTGAACTTCACTCGCGCGGCCGCACGGATCGGTATCGCACAGCCGGCACTCAGCGCCCGGATGCGCCGATTGGAGACGGAACTCGGTACGGCCCTGCTGGTCCGCAGCACGCGTAGCGTCGTATTGACCACGGCCGGTGCGGCTTTGGCGGAATCCGCGCCGCCCGCGCTGGCGGCTCTGGACCGGGCATGGGACACCGCCCGGAGCGCGGCGGCCGGTGAACTGGGCACGCTGCGCATCGGATACAGCCTCAGCGCCGGGGCCGAAACGGCACCGGCCCTGGTGGACAGGCTGATTCGCGGCAACAGCGGACTCGAGGTCGACGCGGTCCCGATGGCGACACCGGAGATCTCCCCCGCGGTCGCCGACGGCCGCATCGATGCCGGGATCACCCGCGGTGAACAGCCGGGCCGTGACGTGCGGCGGTACCTGCTGCGGCGTGCGCGCATCGGGGTCCAGCTGGCGGAGCACCACCCGCTGGCCGGGCACGCGGAGATCGAGATCGCCGACGCGGCCGCGTATCCGCTGCGGCTCCCGCATCGCGCGGCCAATCCCGTGATCCACGATCAGCTGTCCGCACTGTTCCGAGACACCCGGCCACACCCCCGCTTCCACACGCCTGCGATCTCCTTCGACATGTCTCAGCGCGACCTGCGCGACGGGGCCACCCTCGCCCCGGCCGGAGAAGCCGCGGCGACGGTACAACCGGCCGGTCTCACCTGGCGACCGCTGCGGGGCGCGCCGAGCCTGACGATCCACCTGGTCCTCCCACTCGAGCAGTCGCCGCTCCACCGCCGCATCCGCGCCGTCGCCAAAACCCTGGCCTACGAGCTGCACTGGCTGCCGGACTGACGCCCGAGAGATCCAGCGAGACGGACGCCTTCGGTGGCGAGGCGGGAGCCCTTGTGCACCGGCGGACTTCGCGGTGACGAGCTCGTACACCCCGGCGATGTGCTCGCCCAGCCCGAGAACTCGGCGGACACCGTGCCTTCGCCGACGCCGAACCGGACGAGCACGGGTAACCGGCGGGAACGCCCGCCGTCAACGGCGTCCATGACGTCGGTCAATGCGTAACGCCAACCACTGTTCCATCGCTCCCTGAGGCCGGGAATGGCCAGGCCACACCCGGTCCCGACCCGGTGGAGGACTTGCGATCGAGCTGCCGGGTTGTTTCCGAGCAGTCGGTGTAGAGGGTCTTCGGGTACGCCTCCAGGTTCACTTTCCACTCGCTGCTGAGGTAGGGGCCGTGCTCGTTCGAGAGCGGGTTCATGGTGATCAGGGATGTGGTCAGTCCGGTGGGCGGGGCGAGCACCGGCTTGGGGCTGTTGCCCGGGGACGGACTCGCCGCCCGCTGCCCCCACCAGCCGACAGACTCGGCGTCGGGCTCGGTGTCGGTGTGCGTGTGGTTGTGGGCGAAGGGCTGGGGGTCGGAGTCCTGGTCGGGGTGGGGGCCGTGGAGGATGCCGCGGGTTTGTCGCCCGCGGTGGGCGAGGCCTCGTCCTGCGAGGCCCAGACCCGCGCGGAGACGCCCATACCCAGCAGGACGAGCGCACAGGCGGCGGCCAGGACGATCCGCCCGCGCCCTCGGCCCGGAGCGGGTCGCCAACCTCGCCGAGTTCGCGGACGCCCTGGCAACGGGTCGCGGCCGGCGGCACCGCCCTCGACCCTGAGGTCGTCACCCAGCTGGCCGGTGCGGGCCGACACAGCGAGGAACTGCGGGCGCTCACCGACCGGGAGCGGGACGTGCTGAGACTGATGGCCGAGGGCCGCTCGAACACGGACATCGCCCAGCAGCTGCACGTATCAGCGGGCACCGTGGCGAAGCACGTGGCGGCGATCTTCGGAAAGCTCGGTCTGCCGGTGTCGGAGGACCACTACCGCCGGGTCCTCGCCGTCATCCGCATGCTGCACCAGGACCCGACGAGCTGACTGCCTGCCCGCGAGGCCGCCACGACAGGTGCTCGCAGCCGCCAAGGGGGGCCGCACCGGCGATCCACCGGGGCCTCGTAGGGGTGTTGCAAGCCGGGTCGGAGGTGAAGCTACGGGTGGGTCATGAGGCCGATGCGGTGGGCGAGGACCACGGCTTGGACGCGGTCGCGCAGGCCGAGTTTGGCCAGGATGCGGGAGACATAGGTCTTGACGGTCTCGGGGGTGATGAAGAGTGCTGCGGCGATCTCGGCGTTCGAAAGACCTCGGGCCACCTGCTGGAACACTTCCAGCTCACGGGGGGTCAGGGTCTCGGCGACCGAGTCGCGTTCGGCGTGCGCGGGCCGGAGGTGTTCGGCGAAGTGGCCGATGAGGTGCCGTGTGACGGCCGGAGCGAGCAGTGCGTCGCCGCGGGCCACCGTCCTGATACCACCGACGAGCACCATCACGGCGGTCCACAGAACCGGGATGAAACCGCGGCCGGCCCAGGAGAAGGAGTAGCCTCCGCACGCGGTGAGCAGGAGGACGGGGACGAGGATGAAGCCCAGGCCGATCCCGCCACCGAGCAGCGCATCCCGGACGGATCCCCTCCGGGCGATCTCCGGTGTGGGACGCCCGGCGACACGGTGCATCACCCACCAGTACACGGCAACGGCCGCGGCCGCTCCGAGCACCGGGACCGGGCCGGGTCCGGTGGCCGTCAGGCCCGAGACCAGGCCGACGCCGGCCACGCCCGTCAGCAGCCAGCCGATCGGAGAACGCGCGATCCGGCCGAACCGTCCGCTGCGGCCGGCCGGTCCGCGGTCCGGGCCGGAGCCGGTCTCGTGCCGCGTGTCGGACCCCGTGCCCATGGTGACCTCCCGTCGTGGTCACACCGGGTGGTGACCTGAGGAGCACGGTAGGAAGCTGCCGCCCTCGCCGGATCACCCGCGCAGGGACACTTCTCGTGGCTCTCACGGGGGATGCGCCGGGGACGCGAGTGCCTCATCGGGCCGACCCGGACTTCATGCTGGCTACAACTGGTTTACCGGTGGCGGGATTTGATGGGGACACGGTGCTGATTCGGTTGTGCGGAACCCTGTGAAGAGGACGTGAAAGTGGTGTAGACCTACGCCCGGTACGGAGCTGAGAAGGGTGGGTCATGAGGATGAAGCGTCGTGCGTTGCGGGCGTCCGGGGCCGGCTGCCTGGCGGTGGTGCTGCTGGCCGGCTGCGGAGCGGGGTCGGATCCGGGAGCCGGGAAGGTGGTGCTGCGGATCGTGGCCGCCGACTACGGTGACAGCCCGGCCAACTCCTCCGAGCCGTACTGGAAGGCCCTCGCGTACACCTTCGAGCAGGCGCATCCCGGCGTACGGGTGGAGGTGAGCGTCCTGTCCTGGAACGACGTGGACGCGAAGGTCGCCGAGATGGTCCGGGCCGGCCACGCGCCCGACATCGCGCAGATAGGCGCCTACGCCGACTACGCGGCCGCCGGGAAGCTGTACGCAGCCGACGAGCTCCTCTCGGTGCGCACCGAGGCCGATCTGCTCGCGCCGCTCGCCGAAGCCGGCAGGGTCCGCGGCTATCAGTACGGTCTGCCGTTCGTGGCCTCGACCCGGCTGATGTTCTACAACACGAAGCTCCTGGAGGAGGCGGGCGTCATCGCCAAAGGCGCGCCGTGGCAGCCCAAGAGCTGGGCCGACCTGACGGCGGCGGCGAAGAAGCTCAAGAGCGACGGGGTGCGTACGCCGATCGCGCTGCCCCTGGGGCCGGAGGAGGCACAGGCCGAGTCGATGCAGTGGATGCTCGCCGGCGGCGGCGGCATCACGAACGACTCCGAGAGCTACGCCATCGACTCGTCCGCGAACGTGAGGACGTTCGAGTTCCTCCGGGACAACCTGGTCGGCGCCGGGCTGACCGGCCCGGACGAACCGGGAAAGCTCGACCGCCAGAAGGCCTTCGACGCCTTCACGCGCGGAGAGGTCGGTATACTCAACGGCCACCCCACGCTCGTGAACCAGGCGGCCGCGAAGGGCGTCAAGCTCGGGATGGTCGCGCTGCCCACGGCGGACGGCTCGGAGCCGCAGGCGATGGGCGTCGCCGACTGGGTCATGGCCTTCAAGAACGGGCACCCGAAGGAAGCCGGAACGTTCCTCGACTACCTGTACGAGGAGAAGAACGTCACCGCCTTCACCTCGAAGTACGGGCTGCTGCCGGTGACGACGACCGGCTATCAGCGGATGCTCGGCTCCGAAGATCCCGGGACCGCACCGCTCAAGGTGTTCCTGCACGCCCTGCCGTCCTCGCGTCTCTACCCCGTGGGCAAGAAGTCCTGGGCCGGAGTGAACGCCGACTTCAAGAAGAACATCGGCGAAGCCGTTCGGCCGGGCGGTCGGCCGGCGAAGGTGCTCGGAGACATCGCCCAGGCCGCCCGGAAGGCGGACGGCTAGGACCCTCCGAAGCCGCGCTGCCGACGTGTCCGAGCCCTACGCCGCCTGCCGGGTAGTCGCTGAGCGCTACTGCGACACCACCCAGCCGTGCGGCTGCCCGGCCGGCAACGACCTCTCCTGCTGACGGTTCCCCTCACCGCGTGGGTGGCGCCAGCACGTACACGGAGATGCGCTGCTCATACCGGCCGGACAGCCCAGAGCGGGGCCCGCCCGCCGGTCAGGGGGCGTCGATGAGTACCCGGCCGTCGGTCGGCACCGTCGCCGCGAGGCCGTTCGCGTACGCGCTCTGCACGCGGGACCGCTCGGTCGCGTTGGGCACGGCGTTGGTGCAGGCCGTCCCGGCACTGGACCCGGACATCAACTGCGAGCACGGCCCCGGCTTGGTGTCCGGGAGGCCCAGGCTGTGGCCCAACTCGTGCGCTGCGATGCGCGTCTTGTCGTACCCCTGGCTCACGGCCTGCGCTCCGAGTTCGACTCGGACCTGTCGTCCGGGACGGACCGGACCGAGGGTGGCCTGCGGCCAGCCGGTGGTGGCCACGATGACGATCTCGGCCCGGACCCCGGGCGCGGCCTCCACCAGCCGAACGTTGCTGACGTTCGCGTTCCAGGCAGCGACGCCGGCCGTGATGGCCGCTTCCCAGCCGGCGGCCCGGCTGTCGTCGTATCGGAGCGTCACCACCGCTGCGGAGGCTTCCGGTATGGCCGTGGGTGCCGCGGTCGCGGCGGTTGCCGCCGCGAGAACCATTGCGGCGGCGGAGGTGCCGATCTTCAGCCAGGTGCGCAGAGACATGGTCGTCTTCCTCGATGCGTGGGGGGACCCGGCCCCTCGGCGGAACCGGGGCACTGGAGACACCGCCATCGCCCGCCGGTAGCCCACGCGTTCGGACAGCCGTCCCTCCGGAGCCCTAAGAAAATAGCCCCGCATCCCCTCGACCCGTCATGCACCTGCCAGCCAATTCCGGCAGGCACTCCAGCCGGTGCCCGGTCAGCGGGCGCATCGGCTCTTCGTCGACGAGACGAGGGGCCGAGCCGCTCCCCGCCGGCGAACCGACGGGGTGCCCCCGGGCCCCATGACGGCTGGGCACCCCGGGCTCGGGCCCTGGGACCCAGCGCTCGACGCCCGGCGGACCAGGGGCGACGATGGGAAGGGGGTACCGCACGGCGAAGGGCTGATCATGTTCGAAGGCAGCGGCAAGCCGTTCAGCGGGTTCTCGGTCGATGACATCGACAAGGCCAGGGAGTTCTACGGGCAGGTACTGGGCATGCGCGTCACGGAGGACGAGGGCCTGCTCTTCCTCCACCTCGCCGACGACACCGCGGTGCTGGTGTACCCGAAGGACAACCACGAGCCCGCGAGCTTCACGGTCCTCAACTTTCCGGTGTCCGACGTCGAGCGGGCGGTCGACGAGCTCACGGCGGCCGGGGTCCGCATGGAGCGCTACCCCGACTTCACGGCGGATGAGAAGGGCATCGTGCGCGAGGAGGGCGGCCCGGTCATCGCCTGGTTCAAGGACCCGGCCGGCAACGTCCTCTCGGTGCTCGAACCCATGTGACCGGCCGCCGGCCGGCCAGGATGCCGTGGACGCAGCCGCCGGCGGTCTCCGAGCAGGATCGTCCGGAGGCCCGGAGGTCCCGTTGCCGCGGCGGGCTTTTGAGGGTGCCGTGCACGAGGTTCAGGTGGTGGCGGGACTACCGTCGATGTCATGACTGCTGACTCCCTGCGCTCCGTCACCGTCGAGCGAACCGGTCCGAACATGTTCACCGCGACCAACTCCCGCGGTGAAACGATCACCTTCGGCACCGGATCCGGCGGGGGCTTCACCCCCGTCGAGCTCTTCCTCGCCGCGATCGGCGGCTGCTCCGCGGCCGACGTGGACGTCGCCACCACACGGCACGCCGAACCCACCGAGTTCTCCGTCGCCGTCCAAGGGCACAAGGCCGAGGACGCCGGCGGCAACCTCATGACCGACCTCCAGGTGGCCTTCACCGTCCGCTTCCCCGGAGGCGAGGGCGGAGACCGGGCCGCAGCGATCCTGCCGCGCGCCGTCAAGACCTCCCACGACAAGCTCTGCACGGTCAGCCGCACGGTGGAGGCCGGAACCCCGGTCACCGTAAGAGTCGTCGACACGGACTGACCAGCCGCGAGCGGATGACACAGCTCCGGCTGAGGGGCTGCCCTCGGGCAGCCCCTTTCACGGCCTTGGCGGTCACCGCGTTCGCCTCGACGGCCCGCTGGACCCTGGTGGCCGCACCGCCGAGGAAATGTGGTGGGTCTACGGGAGCTTCAGCCACGGACTGCGGTACGGCAGCGTCCACGTTCCGGAAGAGGTCCAGTTGATCTGGGTGTAGTTGGCATACGCCTCACCCGTTTCGGCCGTCGTGTCGCTGAAGTCGGGAGCCGTGAAATGCTTGTCATTGATGGCCCCTGAGGGGCAGGGGTACACCTTGTTCGATACGACTTGCGAATTACCCGTCCGGACCGTCCGAATAGCAATATTGCAGGCCGGGTGCCCCGCAGCCAGGCTGATGTACGCGTCGGGTCGCCCCACTCCCCACCCGGGCGAGCTGATACAGGCCTTGATCTTGACGTACTGCCCGCCGGTCCCGGCGTAGTAGGTGCCGCAGCCGCCACCGCTGGCCGCCTGGGCGTTGGTGCCCGCCATCACGGACGCCACTGCCAGTCCCGCTACGCCGATGGTTCGTGCCGCGGTGTGAACGAATCCATGCATCAGATCCCCCATGCAATTTCCCTGCCGGATATCGGAATGATGATGGGCCTCACGATAGGACCAGCCGCGCGCTCTGGAGCACAGCGTTTGTGTGAAGTCGAGGATCTTCAGAACTTCACGAGGGCCGCCGCCGAAAGCACGTAGGTCATATCCTCTGCCCAACCATCTGCAGGCCTGACCGGCAGTGCCGGGGCAGCTGACGGCCGGGCCGGCCGCGGCCATCATCAGCCCGCTCGCGGGCCGGCGCGCGACGGCCACAACAGCTTCGAGGTGGCGGGCGAACCGGGTGGTGCAGGGTGATGTCGAGGTGGCTCAGGCGGGGTTCGCGGGTGCCGGTCTTCTGGGAGTGCGGGCTCTCGGGCGAGGGCGGGTCCCCTCCGTCCATCGAGGGACGGACGGGACCCGCTCTCAGGCGTCGCCGACCGTCGCGGCCCTCGCGGGCTGTGCGAGCTTGGCGGCGGGCGGTTGCGGCTTGCGGATGAGCGGGATCGTCGCGCACGCGGCGAGCAGGGACGCCGCGGCGACCGCGTACCCACCGTGCTGGAACGCGGCGACGGTGTCCGCGGGGGTCGGGGTGCCGAGGATGCCGACCAGAATCGCGACGCCGAGGACCGCGCCGATCTGGCGGCCCATCGAGGTGATGGCCGAGCCGGTGGCGAAGCGGGCCGGCGGCAGTGCTGCCGCCGATGCCCCGGTCAGGACCGGCAGCGTCATGCCGACGCCGAGGCCGGTCAGCATCATGCCTGGCAGGAGCGAGGTGGCGTAGGCCGAGCCGGTGTCGAGCGTCGCGGCCCACCACAGGATGCCGGCCGCGAACAGGACGGTCCCCGCCAGCGCGATGCGGCCGGCACCGAATCTGGCGACGGCGGGCCCGATGCGCAACGCGACCGGCGGTACCAGCAAGGGTCCCGGCGCGATGGCGAGGCCGGTGCGCAGCGCCGAGTAGCCCCGTACGCCCTGGCACCACAGCACCGCGCCGAGCAGCATTCCGGCGAACGCGACGGTGAACAGCGTCAGGGCTGCCGCGGCGGATGCGAACGCCGGAACCCGCAGCAGCGGCAGTTCGACGATCGGCACGGGGTGGCGGGCCGATCGTAGGACGAACCAGATGGCGAGGAGCACGGCGGCAGCCAGGGCGCCCAGGGTGGCGGCGTTCGTCCAACCCCAGTCGGGAGCCTTGACCAGGGCGAGCGCGAGCACTGCGATCGATCCGGTGAGAAGGGCGGCACCGAACAGGTCGGGCAGCGGACCCTTCTCCGCCCCGGCACGTGGCGGAGTAGGCAGCACCTTGACGCCTAGCGCGAACGCCGCGATCCCCACGGGCACGTTGACGATGAACACCCAGCGCCATCCGGCCTCGGCCAGCAGCCCCCCGGCCACCGGCCCGAGTCCGGCGGCGATCCCGCCGATCGATGCCCAGGCCCGCACCGCCCCGGCGCGCTTCTCGGGCGCCGTCGTGTCGAGCAGCAGCGCGAGCGACGTCGGCATCAGCAGTGCGGCGCCCGCGGCCTGTACGAGCCGTGCCGCGACCAGCGTCCCTACGTCGGGAGCGAGTGCACAGCCGATCGAGGCGAGGGTGAACACCGCCAATCCGGTCAGGAAGACCGGCTTGTGGCCGGAGCCGTCGGCGACGCGGCCGGCAACTACGAGGAGCGCGGCGAAGACGATCGCGTAGCCGTTGAGGACCCAGGAGAGGGAGCCGAGGTCACTGCCGCCGAACGAGCGGCCGATCGCCGGGAGGGCCACGTTGACGATGAAGAGGTCGAGGTTCGACATGAAGACCGCGGCCACGACCGTCGCGAACACGGCTCGGCGATCCGCGAGATCTTCTACGGCAACCAGCGCTTCGACCAGATCGTCCGCAACACCGGCGCTCCGCGCGACCGCCTCGCCGCCAGACTCCGCGCTCTGGAGGAGGTGGGCGTGGTCGAGCGCCGCGCCTACAGCGAGCGCCCCTTGCGCTTCGAGTACCACCTCACGGAGGCCGGGCGCGATCTGGCACCGGTGATGCGCGCGCTTCTGGCCTGGGGTGATCGTTGGGCGGTGGACGCTCCGCCGGTCGCCTTCCGGCATCGCGGTGGGCCCGGCTCCGAGCACGACACCGAGCACGACCTCGATCTGACGTCGACGTGCCGGACCTGCGGTGAGGAGGTCGGGGCGGCGGGTCTCACGATCGACGTGCGCGCGCCTGGATGGGATCGGGCCGGGCCGATCGAAGGCGCCTGAAGTCAGTAGCGATGAGGGGTGCAACACCCCTGCAGTGCGCGGCCGGTGGGTTCTCGCCGGGCGGCGTGGCTCACGCGATCATGGACTCTTGTCCCCGGAGCGGGCATCCTTCCCTGACCCATCAGCACGGATCAGGGGGCGCGCGTGGAGTCGGTGGTCGTGGACGGGGTGCGGATCGCGTACGAGCGAACAGGGCGCGGGCGACCGGTGGTGCTGGCAGGCGGTACGGGGATGCCGCCGGTGGCATGGGAGCTGTGCGGGGTCCGCGAAGGCCTGGTCATGGCGGGCTTCGAGGTGATCACCTATGCCGCGCGCGGTGTCGCCCCTTCCGACGCCCCGTCGGCGGAGTGCTCGATGGCGGATCTGGCCGGGGACCTGGCGGGGCTGATGGACGCCCTCGGCCTGACCGGCGCCGCGGTGGTGGGGTACTCGCTGGGGAGCTTCACCGTCGAGCTGCTGG
This genomic interval from Streptomyces sp. NBC_00193 contains the following:
- a CDS encoding DUF1330 domain-containing protein, with product MAKGYWVSVYPAIADPERLTAYNELAGPAVQAAGGRLLAGGGRVVAHEAGITQRVVLVEFDSFEQAVAAYESEAYQKALVALPDGVERDFRIIEGTD
- a CDS encoding LysR family transcriptional regulator, which gives rise to MAPDTVSLRYFLVLAQELNFTRAAARIGIAQPALSARMRRLETELGTALLVRSTRSVVLTTAGAALAESAPPALAALDRAWDTARSAAAGELGTLRIGYSLSAGAETAPALVDRLIRGNSGLEVDAVPMATPEISPAVADGRIDAGITRGEQPGRDVRRYLLRRARIGVQLAEHHPLAGHAEIEIADAAAYPLRLPHRAANPVIHDQLSALFRDTRPHPRFHTPAISFDMSQRDLRDGATLAPAGEAAATVQPAGLTWRPLRGAPSLTIHLVLPLEQSPLHRRIRAVAKTLAYELHWLPD
- a CDS encoding response regulator transcription factor translates to MGTGSDTRHETGSGPDRGPAGRSGRFGRIARSPIGWLLTGVAGVGLVSGLTATGPGPVPVLGAAAAVAVYWWVMHRVAGRPTPEIARRGSVRDALLGGGIGLGFILVPVLLLTACGGYSFSWAGRGFIPVLWTAVMVLVGGIRTVARGDALLAPAVTRHLIGHFAEHLRPAHAERDSVAETLTPRELEVFQQVARGLSNAEIAAALFITPETVKTYVSRILAKLGLRDRVQAVVLAHRIGLMTHP
- a CDS encoding ABC transporter substrate-binding protein; its protein translation is MRMKRRALRASGAGCLAVVLLAGCGAGSDPGAGKVVLRIVAADYGDSPANSSEPYWKALAYTFEQAHPGVRVEVSVLSWNDVDAKVAEMVRAGHAPDIAQIGAYADYAAAGKLYAADELLSVRTEADLLAPLAEAGRVRGYQYGLPFVASTRLMFYNTKLLEEAGVIAKGAPWQPKSWADLTAAAKKLKSDGVRTPIALPLGPEEAQAESMQWMLAGGGGITNDSESYAIDSSANVRTFEFLRDNLVGAGLTGPDEPGKLDRQKAFDAFTRGEVGILNGHPTLVNQAAAKGVKLGMVALPTADGSEPQAMGVADWVMAFKNGHPKEAGTFLDYLYEEKNVTAFTSKYGLLPVTTTGYQRMLGSEDPGTAPLKVFLHALPSSRLYPVGKKSWAGVNADFKKNIGEAVRPGGRPAKVLGDIAQAARKADG
- a CDS encoding snapalysin family zinc-dependent metalloprotease, which translates into the protein MSLRTWLKIGTSAAAMVLAAATAATAAPTAIPEASAAVVTLRYDDSRAAGWEAAITAGVAAWNANVSNVRLVEAAPGVRAEIVIVATTGWPQATLGPVRPGRQVRVELGAQAVSQGYDKTRIAAHELGHSLGLPDTKPGPCSQLMSGSSAGTACTNAVPNATERSRVQSAYANGLAATVPTDGRVLIDAP
- a CDS encoding VOC family protein, coding for MFEGSGKPFSGFSVDDIDKAREFYGQVLGMRVTEDEGLLFLHLADDTAVLVYPKDNHEPASFTVLNFPVSDVERAVDELTAAGVRMERYPDFTADEKGIVREEGGPVIAWFKDPAGNVLSVLEPM
- a CDS encoding OsmC family protein, encoding MTADSLRSVTVERTGPNMFTATNSRGETITFGTGSGGGFTPVELFLAAIGGCSAADVDVATTRHAEPTEFSVAVQGHKAEDAGGNLMTDLQVAFTVRFPGGEGGDRAAAILPRAVKTSHDKLCTVSRTVEAGTPVTVRVVDTD